DNA from Mesorhizobium loti R88b:
TCGACGTCATCGTCACCGCCAAGAGCGCCGACAAGGCGGCGATCCTCGCCAATGCCATCGCCCAGGCCTATCTGGCTGACCAGGCGAGCGCGCGCGCCAAGATGGCCACGGATGCTTCGGATTCCATCACCGCGCGGCTGGACGAGCAGCGCAAGCGCGTGCAGCAGGCCGAGAACGCCGTCGAGGCCTACAAATCCGCCAACAACATGGTGATGGCGGCGGGCAATCTGGTCAGCGACCAGGAACTGACCGAGATCAACACACAGCTCTCCGCCGCGCAGAGCCGCACCGCGACGCTGAAGGCGCAGGTCGACCAGCTGCGCCGCTCCGGCGGCGCGCCGGACGCGACCTCGGAAGCGATGCGCTCGTCGGTGATATCGAGTCTGCGGGCGCAGGAGGCGACGCTTGTCGACCAGGTCTCGCAGCTCGGCACCGAACTTGGGCCGCGCCATCCCTCGATGATCGCTGCCCAGCAGCAGCTGCGCGACACGCGCGCGCTCATTGCGCGCGAACTCGGCCGCATCGGCGCTGCTGCCGAAACCGATTACGAGCGGGCGCTGGCCAACCAGCAGGCGCTGGAGGCCAAGGTCGCCGGCATGAAGAGCAAGTCGCTCGACACCGACCAGGCCTCGGTCAGGCTGCGCGAATTGCAGCGCGACCTCGAGGCGGTGCGCTCCGTTTACGCCACCTATCTGCAGCGGGCGCAGGAAACGCGCGAACAGATCAATGTCGACAGCACCAATGCGCGCATCATCTCCAATGCCATGCCGGCCTTGAAGAAGAGCTGGCCGCCTCTGCCGCTGCTGGTTTTCGGCGCCCTCTTCGGCGGGCTGGGGCTGGGCACCGCGCTGGCGCTGATCGCGGAATATTCCTCGCCGACGGTGCTTTCCAGCGCGCAGATGCAATCGGCCATCGACGCGCCGGTGTTTGGCGTGCTGCCGGCAAAGTCGGGCCGCGGCCGCCGCTGGTGGCCTTTTGGCAGTGCGGCGCCGGCCGGGCAGAAGACGGATGCGGTGGCGGGGCTGGCGCTGCGGCGCCTGTTTGCTTCCAGCCGGCGTCCGCCGAACTGGCCGCTGGTGCCATCCATACTTTTGACCTCACCACCAGAGGACGCCGTGCACCGGAGCCGTGTGGCGCGGTTGCTGGCCAATGCCGCGGCTGCCAGGGGCAGCCGTGTCCTGTTCATCGACACCAATGCCGTCAGCGGCAAGAAGGAGCCGCAGCCCGGTCTCCTCGACGTGCTGCGCGGCGAATATGCCTTCGAGGCGCTGAGCCATTACACGGCCGGCAGCAATGTCGCGGTCATGGGCAGGGGCCGGCAAAAGGCTGTCTTCTCGGAAGCGCAGGGCGTTTATTTCACGCAGCACATGCTGGCCCAGGCGGGCCGCAATTTCGACCTCGTCGTCGTCGACGGCGGCGCATTGGCCGACAATCTCAACGCCTCGCCGCTGGTCGCCATGGTCGACGAGATCGTGATGGTCGCCACGCTCAACTCGACGCCGATGCGCGATGTCACGGCGGCCTCGCAGGCCATCTCCGTCATGGGGCGGTTGCCGACCGGCGCCTTGCTGGTCGACGAGGCGGCCTGACATGGCTACCGCTTGGCCCGCTAGCGGGACCGGCACAAGAGGGGCCGCCAACCCGGCAGCCGGCTGGGCCGGCTCTGGTCAAGCAAGTTCGGGTCAAACTGGTTCAGGTCTGGCCGGTTCAGGTCTGGCTGCCCGTGGCTCCGTCGACTGGCTGACCAGTTATGGCCTGGTCGCGGTCGTGGCACTGCTGTTCGCCATCTCCGGCGGCATGCTGTGGCTGGTGGGCTACAATTATGACGGCCTGACCGGCAACCCCGCGACCAAGATTCATCCGTCGACCTATCTGCTCGTGCTGGTGTTTGCCTGGCGCGCCTGCACCTATGGCAACCCGGTCGGTTACATGGTTGCCATAGCCGACCGGCGCCCGGCCAGCACGCTGATGGCGGTCATCTCGATCGTGCTGCTGGTCGTCGTCATCGCACGCCAACGTCCCGGCATGGCCGGCATGATCGACACGTTCGTGGCGCCGGCGCTGCTGGTGATGATGCTGGCCGAGAACGACGACAAGACATTCGCCAGCATGCAGGCCGTCGTTCACGCCATCATGACCGCAAACGCGCTGCTCGCACTATTCGAGTTCGCCACCAAGACGCTGATCTTTCCCTATCGCCTCGACGGCGAGGTGTTCATGAGCGACCTGCGCTCGACGGCGCTTCAGGGCCATCCGCTGTCCAATGCCACGGTCACCTCGATCTACGTTCTGGCGCTGCTTTCGGGATCGAAATCGCTGTCCATGCCGGTACGGCTCGGGCTGATCGGCCTGCAATGCGCGGCGCTCGTTGCCTTCGGCGGCCGCTCGGCGATGGTGCTGACGATCGTGCTCGGCGGTTGCTACATGCTCATCCAGGGCCTGCGCGGCTTGCGCACGGGGCGCGTCAACCTGCTTGGCGCCGCACTCGGCCTCATCCTTGCCGCGCTGGTCCCGGTGGTCATCGCGGTCGCCGCGTCCTACGGCTTTTTCGACGCGTTGCTCGAGCGCTTCGTGTCGGACTCCGGCAGCGCCAATGCCCGCGTCGAGATGTTCGACCTGTTCAATCATCTGGAACTGCGCGACGTGATCGTAGGCCCCGACATCGACCTCATCGACAGCCTGCGCCGCATCAGCGGCCTCGAGCAAGGCATCGAGAACCCGGTCATCCGCATGGTCCTCTACCAGGGCGCCTTCTTCACCTTGCTGTTGTTCGTCGGCTTCGCGCTGTTCATGCACGAAGTGGCGCGCCACTGCCGCCCCGGCGTCTGGCTCTTGATGCTGGGCTGGCTGATCCTGCTCAACACCTCTGAAAGCCTGGCATCGAAGACGACGTTGATGACCAAGTTCGTGGTGCTCGCGCTGGTGCTGTATCGCCCGGTGCGGGGTGGGGTGGCGCGAAGGGTGCAAGGGGTGCGCGGACCCCAGACGCACCCACGCGTTTCGTCATCCTAGATCGGCCCCTTATGCTATCGTTCGAACAACGCCACCGTCCACCCGCAAGGAAGTGCCTGTTGTCGCCGACGCCTGCTCCGAACAGACATAGACGACCAGGTTTGCGACTTCTTCAGTTGTCGCGAAGCGATTGAGCAGCGTGGTCGGGCGCATTGTCTTCAGGAATTGCTGCTCGGCTTCCTCACGCGTAATGCCTTGCGCCTCTGCATTCGCCTGAGCCCAACCACCCATGATCTCCGAATTCGTCGGCCCAGGGAGCACCGAATTGATGGTGACGCCCGTTCCGCCGACCTCCTCGGCCAAGCCCCTGGAGATGGCGAGCTGGGCGGTCTTGGTCATGGCATAGTCGATCATGTCCTTGGGGATGGCGAGCGCAGACTCGCTGCTGATGAAGACAACGCGCCCCCAGCCGCGCTTCGTCATGTTCGGCACGTAGTGGCGGGAGGCGCGAATACCGCTCATGACGTTAAGTTCGAAGAGACCGATCCACTCGCTGTCCTCAATTTCGAAGAACGACTTCGGGCGCCCGGTACCTACATTGTTGACGAGAATGTCCGCATCCGGCGCCTGCGCAAACAAGGCTGCCGCGCCTTCCGGGGTCGCCAGATCCGCGACGACGCCGGTGAACTCCGCCTTTGGCAAGAGTTTGCGAAGCTCCCGAAGCGCCGTGGAGACGCGCTTCTCTGTGCGGCCGTTGATCACGACGGCGGCACCTGCGCGCCCCAGCCCTTCTGCAATGGCTCGGCCGATGCCTGCCGTGGACCCGGTGACGACCGCCTTGCGGCCAGTGAGATCGATAATCATGACACCATTCCTTTAAATTGCGACAGGGCTGGATGTGGGTGATGTCCGAACGAATGATAATGGCGTAAATTGCCCTAACATTAATTCTCAGGAGGAATGGGTGGACCGATTCCACGAATTGAGCGCCTTCATCGCCGTTGTCGAGGCAGGCGGCTTCTCCGCTGCCGCCCGAACAACAGGGGACTCACAGTCCGCAGTCAGCAAGGCGATTGGCGCGCTGGAAAAGCGCCTTGGCGTAATGCTGTTCAACCGAAGCACACGCCGGGTGACCCTTACCGATCAGGGGCAGAGATACTATGATCGGGTAAAGCCGCTTTTTGACGAGATGCAGGACGCTGATAGCGAACTCACCGGAAGCACGCTGGGTATATCCGGTTTGATCAGGATCGCCGTATCTGGAACTTTCGGCCGTCTTCACGTCTTGCCGCTTATCCCCGACCTGTTGTCACTCAACCCAGGCCTTCGGGTGGATCTCATTCTATCGGACATCGTGCGCGATATGGTGGAAGATCGGATTGACCTGGCGATACGCGTGGGTCCCGTCGACGAAGCCGACGCGGTCGTCAGGCGCGTGGCGATCACCCCGCTTGTTTGCGTTGGGTCCCGTCTTTATTTCGAGCGCCATGGGTTACCAAAGATCCCCGCAGAGCTCGTAGACCACAACTGCCTCCTGTATGGCGGCATAACAGAGGCGGCAAATTGGCCTTTCGTGGGGAGAGAAGGTCGATTCAGCGTGCGAGTTCAGGGGAATCTCTCGTCCAACAGTGTCGAAACGATACGGACCGCGGTTCTGGCCGGTGTTGGAATTGGCCTGTTCGCCAAGGTTTCTCTTGCTGATGAACTCCGCCATCCCGATGTCATCACCATCCTTGACGATTTTATGAGCGATATCAGGGATATTAGCCTCGTCTGGCCCAAACGCCGGTTCGTTCCGGCCCGTGTGCGCCAAGTGACCGATTTCTTCGCGGAGGCCATTGCGCGGCGAATTTAGGAAAGATGCGGTAGATGGGCACCAAACTTGTGGGCGCCCTACTGCGGCATCACCAACCCGAGCGCCTCGACCATCGCCGGATCAAGCGCGCGGGTGGTGTCGTCCATCATGCCCATGCCGTCGAAGAGGTCCCAGAAGGCCCAGGGGAAGCCGGCCGCCTCGGCGCTTTGGCGGACATCGGCGATGTAGCGGGCGCGGTCGGGGTTGGGGGCGGCGGTGTAGCGGGCATCGGTGCGCAGCGCGCCGAATTCGCCCATGATGACGCGCTCCGGCGCAATGCCGTGGGCATCGGCCCAGGCGCGCGCCTGGCCGAGATATTTGTCGATGAACCAGCGGTCCGGCTGGGCGTCGAAATAGACCTTTAGCACGCGCTCGGTTTCGGCATAGGCGGCCTGCTTGTCCGCTTCGGAGGTCTCGGAATCCTGCGCCATGCGTGCCCGGACCGAAGCCAGGGTCTGTTCGAGCGAACCGGCGGAAGCCGGCCACGGCACATTGTTCAGCGCGCGGTAGACGGGTTCGCGCATCCAGGGCGCACCCTGATGGCTGAACAGATAGGGCTCGTAGAAATGGAAGGTGAAAAGGATCGGCTCGAAGTCCGCCAGCGGCGCCGGGTCGAGTGCTGCCAGCCCGCTCACCATCGAGCCGCAGCCGCCGGTGACGACCAGCGGCAAGGTCTGGGACGACGCCCTGGCCGCCGTCAGCAGGGATGCCTGGACCTGCGACCAGACGTTGGAATCGCAGGATTGCGGGGGTTCGTTGACCGGCTCCAGCGCCACCATATCAGGTGTGAACCGGTCCAGCCTGCCGGCAAGCTCGCCGACCAGCCCTCGATAGGCGGCGAATTCGGGTGCGGCGGTGCTGGAGACCATGCGGTCGGGGTTCCAGTAGTGGGTGGCGCCATTGGCCTGGACGTTGACGATGATGCCGAGACCCGCGTCGATCGTGGCGGTGATGGCGGCGTCGAGCATATCCAGCAATTTTCCGCGCGTGGCGGCGTCGGCGGCCAGGAACGGGCCGGGATCGACGGGCAGGCGGATAAAATCGAGCCCGGTCCGGCGCAGCCGACGGAGGTCGTCTGGGGTCGGCACCGGCCGCTGTGACTGGAAGGGCGGCCAGTCATAGTCGGTGCGCGGGGCGGGAAACTCACGCGTCAGCGCAAACCAGGGCCAGGCGTTGACGCCACGGCGGAACGGCCATGCGCCGGTGGCCGTGGCGGCTTGTGACGGAGCAGCGAGCGGCGCCAGCGCGGCAGGCACCAGCGCCGTCGACAGCGCGGTGGTGAGAAGCCGCCGGCGCGACCAGCCCGTCATACCGCGCCGGGCGAGGGACGGTCGATTGCGGCCGTTCGTGCCGATGTGACGCCGAGAAGCCGGTAGGCTTC
Protein-coding regions in this window:
- a CDS encoding LysR family transcriptional regulator, which encodes MDRFHELSAFIAVVEAGGFSAAARTTGDSQSAVSKAIGALEKRLGVMLFNRSTRRVTLTDQGQRYYDRVKPLFDEMQDADSELTGSTLGISGLIRIAVSGTFGRLHVLPLIPDLLSLNPGLRVDLILSDIVRDMVEDRIDLAIRVGPVDEADAVVRRVAITPLVCVGSRLYFERHGLPKIPAELVDHNCLLYGGITEAANWPFVGREGRFSVRVQGNLSSNSVETIRTAVLAGVGIGLFAKVSLADELRHPDVITILDDFMSDIRDISLVWPKRRFVPARVRQVTDFFAEAIARRI
- a CDS encoding GumC family protein, whose protein sequence is MQSSLLSLPQQPAPEVMQYAPEPVPTASYASSTVELGDLKRILVRRRFLIFATAALLTLGTLLYALLTPALYSSVAEILVDPQDLQVVTNDVNPSRVPPDGGITMVESQVSVVQSTGVLLKAIQATNLTDDPEFNGQGGLVNRLLGGLLGSGSAETDRTGKTLDALRRRLAVKRADKVLVLDVIVTAKSADKAAILANAIAQAYLADQASARAKMATDASDSITARLDEQRKRVQQAENAVEAYKSANNMVMAAGNLVSDQELTEINTQLSAAQSRTATLKAQVDQLRRSGGAPDATSEAMRSSVISSLRAQEATLVDQVSQLGTELGPRHPSMIAAQQQLRDTRALIARELGRIGAAAETDYERALANQQALEAKVAGMKSKSLDTDQASVRLRELQRDLEAVRSVYATYLQRAQETREQINVDSTNARIISNAMPALKKSWPPLPLLVFGALFGGLGLGTALALIAEYSSPTVLSSAQMQSAIDAPVFGVLPAKSGRGRRWWPFGSAAPAGQKTDAVAGLALRRLFASSRRPPNWPLVPSILLTSPPEDAVHRSRVARLLANAAAARGSRVLFIDTNAVSGKKEPQPGLLDVLRGEYAFEALSHYTAGSNVAVMGRGRQKAVFSEAQGVYFTQHMLAQAGRNFDLVVVDGGALADNLNASPLVAMVDEIVMVATLNSTPMRDVTAASQAISVMGRLPTGALLVDEAA
- a CDS encoding VpsF family polysaccharide biosynthesis protein (VpsF, distantly related to oligosaccharide ligases, is encoded next to the probable flippase VpsE.) encodes the protein MATAWPASGTGTRGAANPAAGWAGSGQASSGQTGSGLAGSGLAARGSVDWLTSYGLVAVVALLFAISGGMLWLVGYNYDGLTGNPATKIHPSTYLLVLVFAWRACTYGNPVGYMVAIADRRPASTLMAVISIVLLVVVIARQRPGMAGMIDTFVAPALLVMMLAENDDKTFASMQAVVHAIMTANALLALFEFATKTLIFPYRLDGEVFMSDLRSTALQGHPLSNATVTSIYVLALLSGSKSLSMPVRLGLIGLQCAALVAFGGRSAMVLTIVLGGCYMLIQGLRGLRTGRVNLLGAALGLILAALVPVVIAVAASYGFFDALLERFVSDSGSANARVEMFDLFNHLELRDVIVGPDIDLIDSLRRISGLEQGIENPVIRMVLYQGAFFTLLLFVGFALFMHEVARHCRPGVWLLMLGWLILLNTSESLASKTTLMTKFVVLALVLYRPVRGGVARRVQGVRGPQTHPRVSSS
- a CDS encoding SDR family NAD(P)-dependent oxidoreductase; this encodes MIIDLTGRKAVVTGSTAGIGRAIAEGLGRAGAAVVINGRTEKRVSTALRELRKLLPKAEFTGVVADLATPEGAAALFAQAPDADILVNNVGTGRPKSFFEIEDSEWIGLFELNVMSGIRASRHYVPNMTKRGWGRVVFISSESALAIPKDMIDYAMTKTAQLAISRGLAEEVGGTGVTINSVLPGPTNSEIMGGWAQANAEAQGITREEAEQQFLKTMRPTTLLNRFATTEEVANLVVYVCSEQASATTGTSLRVDGGVVRTIA
- a CDS encoding glycoside hydrolase family 5 protein, with the translated sequence MTGWSRRRLLTTALSTALVPAALAPLAAPSQAATATGAWPFRRGVNAWPWFALTREFPAPRTDYDWPPFQSQRPVPTPDDLRRLRRTGLDFIRLPVDPGPFLAADAATRGKLLDMLDAAITATIDAGLGIIVNVQANGATHYWNPDRMVSSTAAPEFAAYRGLVGELAGRLDRFTPDMVALEPVNEPPQSCDSNVWSQVQASLLTAARASSQTLPLVVTGGCGSMVSGLAALDPAPLADFEPILFTFHFYEPYLFSHQGAPWMREPVYRALNNVPWPASAGSLEQTLASVRARMAQDSETSEADKQAAYAETERVLKVYFDAQPDRWFIDKYLGQARAWADAHGIAPERVIMGEFGALRTDARYTAAPNPDRARYIADVRQSAEAAGFPWAFWDLFDGMGMMDDTTRALDPAMVEALGLVMPQ